The following proteins are encoded in a genomic region of Pseudoxanthomonas suwonensis 11-1:
- the rng gene encoding ribonuclease G, protein MSEEILVNVTPRETRVAVVENGMLQELHIERGWRRGVVGNIYKGRVQRVMPGMQAAFVEVGLERAAFLHANDVVRPAPVDAGMSDDAPPQPLSSASIVELLRDGQEIVVQVVKDPIGTKGARLTTQISIPSRYLVLLPQSRTVGVSARIEDEAERQRLKTIVSDLAASHGGHGYIIRTNAEGQPAEALAEDIAYLSRVWNVVERRGREAPAGTIIYEDLSLPLRSVRDLIRKDVEKVRVDSRDTYDRLQAFVAKYMPVLAEKLELYSGDRPIFDLYGVEDEIGRALDKQVPLKSGGYLVIDQTEAMTTIDVNTGSFLGQRNLEETVYRTNLEAAQAVARQLRLRNLGGIIIIDFIDMTDPEHRRQVLRTLEKSLARDHAKTTVYDFSPLGLVEMTRKRTVESLERQLSETCPQCGGRGSVKTAETVTYEIFREITRAVRQFEAARLLVIASPKVVARITEEESAAVAELEEFLGKSIRFQADEQYLQEQFDVVLL, encoded by the coding sequence ATGTCAGAGGAGATCCTGGTCAACGTCACCCCGCGCGAGACCCGCGTGGCCGTGGTCGAGAACGGCATGCTGCAGGAGCTGCACATCGAGCGTGGCTGGCGCCGCGGCGTGGTGGGCAACATCTACAAGGGCCGGGTGCAGCGGGTGATGCCGGGCATGCAGGCGGCCTTCGTCGAGGTCGGGCTGGAGCGCGCCGCGTTCCTGCACGCCAACGACGTGGTGCGTCCGGCGCCGGTGGATGCCGGCATGTCCGACGACGCCCCGCCGCAGCCGCTGTCCTCGGCCTCGATCGTTGAGCTGCTGCGCGACGGCCAGGAAATCGTGGTCCAGGTGGTCAAGGACCCGATCGGCACCAAGGGCGCACGCCTGACCACCCAGATCAGCATCCCCAGCCGCTACCTGGTGCTGCTGCCGCAGTCGCGCACCGTGGGCGTGTCGGCGCGGATCGAGGACGAGGCCGAGCGCCAGCGCCTGAAGACCATCGTCTCCGACCTGGCCGCCAGCCACGGCGGTCATGGCTACATCATCCGCACCAATGCCGAAGGCCAGCCGGCCGAGGCCCTGGCCGAGGACATCGCCTACCTGTCGCGGGTATGGAACGTGGTCGAGCGTCGCGGCCGCGAGGCCCCGGCCGGAACGATCATCTACGAGGACCTGAGCCTGCCGCTGCGCTCGGTGCGCGACCTGATCCGCAAGGACGTGGAGAAGGTGCGGGTCGACTCGCGCGACACCTACGACCGGCTGCAGGCCTTCGTCGCCAAGTACATGCCGGTGCTGGCCGAGAAGCTGGAGCTGTATTCCGGCGACCGCCCGATCTTCGACCTGTACGGGGTCGAGGACGAGATCGGCCGTGCCCTGGACAAGCAGGTGCCGTTGAAGTCCGGCGGCTACCTGGTCATCGACCAGACCGAGGCGATGACCACCATCGACGTCAACACCGGCTCGTTCCTGGGCCAGCGCAACCTCGAGGAGACGGTGTACCGCACCAACCTGGAGGCCGCGCAGGCGGTGGCCCGCCAGCTGCGCCTGCGCAACCTGGGCGGGATCATCATCATCGACTTCATCGACATGACCGATCCGGAGCACCGCCGCCAGGTGCTGCGCACGCTGGAGAAGTCGCTGGCGCGCGACCACGCCAAGACCACGGTGTACGACTTCTCGCCGCTCGGCCTCGTCGAGATGACCCGCAAGCGCACGGTCGAGAGCCTGGAGCGGCAGCTGTCGGAGACCTGCCCGCAGTGCGGCGGGCGCGGCTCGGTGAAGACCGCCGAGACCGTGACCTACGAGATCTTCCGCGAGATCACTCGCGCCGTGCGCCAGTTCGAGGCCGCGCGCCTGCTGGTGATCGCCTCGCCCAAGGTGGTGGCGCGGATCACCGAGGAGGAGTCGGCCGCGGTGGCCGAGCTGGAGGAGTTCCTCGGCAAGAGCATCCGCTTCCAGGCGGACGAGCAGTACCTGCAGGAGCAGTTCGATGTGGTCCTGCTCTGA
- a CDS encoding Maf family protein: protein MLYLASKSPRRAELLDRLGIAYRLLDVDVPEIRAPGEAAADYVLRVARDKAAAGWAQVAGETGARVLGADTEVVLDGDVFGKPADAADAAAMLRRLSGRTHQVLSAVVVHDAGGVREVVSTTQVRFAPLDEAAIAAYVATGEPMGKAGAYGIQGRAEAFVEHLAGSYSGVMGLPLHETSRLLAGGHQTMSGHRAAIAG, encoded by the coding sequence ATGCTCTATCTGGCTTCCAAGTCCCCGCGGCGGGCCGAACTGCTCGACCGCCTGGGCATTGCTTACCGCCTGCTCGACGTCGACGTTCCCGAGATCCGCGCCCCCGGCGAGGCCGCGGCCGATTACGTGCTGCGCGTGGCCCGCGACAAGGCCGCCGCCGGCTGGGCCCAGGTCGCCGGCGAGACTGGGGCGCGGGTGCTGGGTGCCGATACCGAAGTGGTGCTGGATGGGGATGTGTTCGGTAAGCCGGCCGACGCCGCCGACGCGGCGGCCATGCTGCGGCGCCTGTCCGGGCGCACCCACCAGGTGCTGTCGGCGGTGGTGGTCCACGACGCCGGCGGCGTGCGCGAGGTGGTATCGACCACCCAGGTGCGCTTCGCGCCGCTGGACGAGGCCGCCATCGCCGCCTATGTCGCCACCGGCGAGCCCATGGGCAAGGCCGGGGCCTATGGCATCCAGGGACGCGCCGAGGCCTTCGTCGAGCACCTGGCTGGCAGTTATTCCGGGGTGATGGGCCTGCCCCTGCACGAGACCTCGCGGCTGCTGGCCGGCGGGCACCAAACAATGTCCGGCCACCGCGCCGCGATCGCTGGATAA
- a CDS encoding SIMPL domain-containing protein produces the protein MRSLFASMLSLPLAFAMATPASAQGVVPPIAADSTLLSVQAQAEASQAPDIATISAGVVTQAADGNAAMRENAGQMNRVLAALKSAGVAERDIQTSGVNLHPQYRYVENQAPQITGYQASNTVNVKLRDVARMGKVLDALVASGANQINGPSFGIDKPEPLFDQARVEALKLAQARAETYAKALDLRVRRIVSIGEGGAGMPAPMPRMAMMKAEAYDSTPVAAGESSVSVSLDVVFELGR, from the coding sequence ATGCGCAGCCTGTTCGCCTCGATGCTTTCGCTCCCGCTGGCCTTCGCCATGGCCACCCCCGCCTCGGCCCAGGGCGTGGTCCCGCCGATCGCCGCCGACTCCACCCTGCTCTCGGTCCAGGCCCAGGCCGAGGCCAGCCAGGCCCCGGACATCGCCACCATTTCCGCCGGCGTGGTCACCCAGGCCGCCGACGGCAACGCCGCCATGCGCGAGAACGCCGGGCAGATGAACCGGGTGCTGGCCGCGCTGAAGTCGGCCGGGGTGGCCGAGCGCGACATCCAGACCAGCGGGGTGAACCTGCACCCGCAGTACCGCTACGTCGAGAACCAGGCGCCGCAGATCACCGGCTACCAGGCCAGCAATACGGTCAACGTCAAGCTGCGCGACGTGGCCAGGATGGGCAAGGTCCTGGACGCGCTGGTGGCCAGCGGCGCCAACCAGATCAACGGCCCCAGCTTCGGCATCGACAAGCCCGAGCCGCTGTTCGACCAGGCCCGGGTGGAGGCGCTGAAGCTGGCCCAGGCCCGTGCCGAGACCTATGCCAAGGCCCTGGACCTGCGCGTGCGCCGGATCGTCAGCATCGGCGAAGGCGGCGCGGGCATGCCGGCGCCGATGCCGCGGATGGCGATGATGAAGGCCGAGGCCTACGACAGCACCCCGGTAGCCGCGGGCGAGAGCAGCGTCTCGGTCTCGCTGGACGTGGTGTTCGAACTGGGTCGTTAA
- a CDS encoding TonB-dependent receptor, with protein sequence MKGIKRSVLTVALGMCIAGAAWAADPGGLRISINGADGRPVAGATVKVSSPDSLVSKTGVTGEDGTVRLQGLDPATNYTVEISAAGYNDYSASNVAVVSGRNLSLGYSLGGGSSSSSATTLDAVVVTGASLAAIDTTSATVGSTLTLQMVESLPTGRNYQSYLQLVPGVKPSPGGNPSSKSGVNYSDIGGAAGTSSDNVYLIDGVDVTDSNTGTFGANFNSEIIQEQQVITGGVPAEYAGGSGLISKVITKSGSDEWHGSLNYYLQNDNLVNKDKHGESAGFSTYDTAFTLGGPIVKEKLWFFASYQKKYREDDVLDPSTGSAMRTVDNDARYAFFKTTWQITENDRLVATFFNDPTEISGSRTATTLNNRDFAQKQGGDNYKLEYTRDWGPVLLNAYGFRHEGELSQIPAYQDVSLNNVAFFNSPASLAERSQGGGGTALITERNRDEFGASLEYYLDTSWGTHTIKGGFSYSENEYFEDSVITGPDRARYASIAAANAGVTLGEFFGPGWSGTRSISSSDYSRLINDTGRPGVGDSTAADRAYFLSVVDLNGDGTVSVDELNAYQFTSTAGNPTGQVNNYRIMEASAAPFSVYTKGKTFYLQDTWTLNQWTVNAGIRAEEWTHENSKGQQSAKFDWEIAPRLSVVYDVFGDGRSKVFGFYGRYYDPIRTNMADFAGNLTGPLLYEQVFIGDRWLTFRVRGGEQTPDALFAPSTKTPYTDEFMLGASHTIGQDMSLSVTFTRRTTKDILEDYDLALYSDPSVEPGDHGVAHPGSMFYLPYSYFGYNGAPNSNYVIGTLAGGKREYNGLEITLQKFKSDNWQGMLSYTYNDAHGNTNSDSNADFQGDWLAIDPRAPNMWGRQPGNIEHQFKAFGSYEFNFGLELSAVFNWNSGIIYSRSQLISSRYLPIMGEEYEFDGIYDTWVLPNSIGAETGPSYYTLDMRAKYVKELPVGELEFFVDVFNVLNKQSPISHMALVDGNGVYAFGQPNDWVEPRRAYLGVRYSF encoded by the coding sequence ATGAAAGGCATCAAGCGCAGCGTCCTTACCGTGGCGCTGGGCATGTGCATCGCCGGCGCGGCCTGGGCGGCCGATCCCGGCGGCCTGCGTATCAGCATCAACGGCGCCGATGGCAGGCCCGTCGCGGGCGCCACGGTAAAGGTCAGCTCGCCGGACAGCCTGGTCAGCAAGACCGGCGTGACCGGCGAGGACGGTACGGTCCGCCTGCAGGGCCTGGACCCTGCCACCAACTACACGGTCGAGATCTCCGCGGCCGGCTACAACGACTACAGCGCATCCAACGTGGCGGTCGTTTCGGGCCGCAACCTGAGCCTGGGCTACAGCCTCGGCGGTGGGAGCAGCTCCAGCAGCGCCACCACCCTGGATGCCGTGGTCGTCACCGGCGCTTCGCTGGCCGCCATCGACACCACCTCCGCCACGGTTGGTTCGACCCTGACCCTGCAGATGGTGGAATCGCTGCCCACCGGCCGTAACTACCAGAGCTACCTGCAGCTGGTCCCCGGCGTGAAGCCGAGCCCGGGCGGCAACCCGTCCTCCAAGTCCGGCGTCAACTACAGCGACATCGGCGGCGCCGCGGGTACCTCCAGCGACAACGTCTACCTGATCGACGGCGTCGACGTCACCGACAGCAACACCGGTACCTTCGGTGCCAACTTCAACTCCGAGATCATCCAGGAGCAGCAGGTCATCACCGGCGGCGTGCCTGCCGAGTACGCGGGCGGTTCGGGCCTGATCTCCAAGGTCATCACCAAGTCCGGTAGCGACGAGTGGCACGGCTCGCTCAACTACTACCTGCAGAACGACAACCTGGTGAACAAGGACAAGCATGGCGAGTCCGCCGGCTTCTCCACCTACGACACCGCCTTCACCCTGGGCGGCCCGATCGTGAAGGAAAAGCTGTGGTTCTTCGCTTCCTACCAGAAGAAGTACCGCGAGGACGACGTGCTCGACCCGTCCACCGGCAGCGCCATGCGCACCGTTGACAACGACGCGCGCTACGCCTTCTTCAAGACCACCTGGCAGATCACCGAGAACGACCGCCTGGTCGCCACGTTCTTCAACGATCCAACCGAGATCAGCGGCTCGCGTACCGCGACCACCCTCAACAACCGCGACTTCGCCCAGAAGCAGGGCGGCGACAACTACAAGCTCGAATACACCCGCGACTGGGGCCCGGTACTGCTGAACGCCTATGGCTTCCGCCACGAAGGTGAGTTGAGCCAGATCCCGGCGTACCAGGACGTGTCGCTCAACAACGTCGCCTTCTTCAACTCGCCGGCCAGCCTGGCCGAGCGCAGCCAGGGCGGCGGCGGTACCGCGCTGATCACCGAGCGCAACCGCGACGAGTTCGGTGCGAGCCTGGAGTACTACCTGGATACCTCGTGGGGTACGCACACCATCAAGGGTGGCTTCTCCTACAGCGAGAACGAGTACTTCGAGGACTCGGTGATCACCGGCCCGGACCGTGCGCGCTACGCGTCGATCGCCGCGGCCAATGCCGGCGTCACCCTGGGCGAGTTCTTCGGGCCCGGCTGGTCCGGCACCCGTTCCATCTCCAGCAGCGACTACTCGCGCCTGATCAACGACACCGGCCGCCCTGGCGTGGGCGACTCCACCGCTGCCGACCGCGCGTACTTCCTGAGCGTCGTGGACCTCAACGGGGACGGCACGGTCTCGGTGGACGAGCTCAACGCCTACCAGTTCACCAGCACCGCGGGCAACCCGACCGGCCAGGTCAACAACTACCGCATCATGGAGGCCAGTGCCGCGCCGTTCTCGGTCTATACCAAGGGCAAGACCTTCTACCTGCAGGACACCTGGACCCTCAACCAGTGGACGGTCAATGCCGGTATCCGTGCCGAGGAATGGACCCACGAGAACTCCAAGGGCCAGCAATCGGCCAAGTTCGACTGGGAAATCGCCCCGCGCCTGAGCGTGGTGTATGACGTGTTCGGCGACGGCCGCTCCAAGGTGTTCGGGTTCTACGGGCGTTACTACGACCCGATCCGCACCAACATGGCCGACTTCGCCGGCAACCTGACCGGTCCGCTGCTGTATGAGCAGGTCTTCATCGGCGACCGCTGGCTGACCTTCCGCGTGCGCGGTGGCGAGCAGACCCCGGACGCCCTGTTCGCGCCTTCGACCAAGACCCCGTACACCGACGAGTTCATGCTGGGTGCCTCGCACACCATCGGCCAGGACATGAGCCTTTCGGTGACCTTCACCCGTCGCACCACCAAGGACATCCTGGAGGACTACGACCTGGCGCTGTACTCCGATCCGTCGGTCGAGCCAGGTGACCATGGCGTGGCCCACCCGGGTTCGATGTTCTACCTGCCGTACTCGTACTTCGGCTACAACGGCGCCCCGAACTCGAACTACGTGATCGGCACCCTGGCCGGCGGCAAGCGCGAGTACAACGGCCTGGAGATCACCCTGCAGAAGTTCAAGAGCGACAACTGGCAGGGCATGCTGTCGTACACCTACAACGACGCCCACGGCAACACGAACTCCGACTCCAACGCGGACTTCCAGGGCGACTGGCTGGCCATCGACCCGCGCGCTCCCAACATGTGGGGCCGCCAGCCGGGCAACATCGAGCACCAGTTCAAGGCCTTCGGCTCGTACGAGTTCAACTTCGGCCTGGAGCTGAGCGCGGTGTTCAACTGGAACAGCGGCATCATCTACAGCCGCTCGCAGCTGATCTCCAGCCGCTACCTGCCGATCATGGGCGAGGAGTACGAGTTCGACGGCATCTACGACACCTGGGTGCTGCCGAACAGCATCGGAGCGGAGACCGGTCCCTCGTACTACACGCTCGACATGCGCGCCAAGTACGTCAAGGAGCTGCCGGTCGGTGAGCTGGAGTTCTTCGTCGACGTGTTCAACGTACTCAACAAGCAGTCGCCCATCAGCCACATGGCCCTGGTCGACGGCAACGGCGTGTACGCCTTCGGCCAGCCCAACGACTGGGTCGAGCCGCGCCGTGCCTACCTGGGCGTGCGCTACTCGTTCTAA
- a CDS encoding energy transducer TonB, with product MVRTLPSDASQRVDFQRVLATSFAIGLHFLALLVLLLPLTASLPEEHREKPVERWQVRQLPPQPPLPPQVVQPQPRVQPAAPRPATPAPVLPVQQPSMIDQGSLPAEPVVDAGPAVPDIAPAYSGPVAGADLRLAVAPPPPYPRDALAAGAEGTVMLRVLVDVDGRPLEVSVERSSGNRSLDRQALRQVQQRWRFQPAMRDGQPVQAWGLVPIDFNLQ from the coding sequence ATGGTTCGTACGTTGCCGTCCGACGCCAGCCAGCGCGTGGATTTCCAGCGGGTACTGGCGACCAGTTTCGCCATCGGCCTGCATTTCCTCGCCCTGCTGGTGCTGCTGCTGCCATTGACCGCTTCGCTGCCGGAGGAGCACCGCGAAAAGCCCGTCGAACGCTGGCAGGTGCGGCAGCTGCCGCCGCAGCCCCCGCTGCCGCCACAGGTGGTGCAACCGCAGCCCCGGGTCCAGCCCGCAGCTCCGCGCCCGGCGACGCCGGCGCCCGTACTGCCAGTGCAGCAACCGTCGATGATCGACCAGGGCAGCCTGCCCGCGGAGCCCGTCGTCGACGCGGGCCCGGCGGTGCCGGATATCGCGCCGGCCTACAGCGGTCCGGTCGCCGGCGCCGACCTGCGGCTGGCCGTGGCCCCGCCGCCGCCCTACCCGCGCGACGCGCTGGCTGCTGGCGCCGAGGGCACGGTGATGCTGCGGGTGCTGGTGGACGTGGACGGACGCCCGCTTGAAGTGAGCGTGGAGCGCAGCAGCGGCAACCGCTCGCTGGACCGCCAGGCCCTGCGCCAGGTGCAGCAGCGCTGGCGCTTCCAGCCGGCCATGCGTGACGGCCAGCCGGTCCAGGCCTGGGGCCTGGTGCCGATCGACTTCAACCTGCAGTAG
- the rlmH gene encoding 23S rRNA (pseudouridine(1915)-N(3))-methyltransferase RlmH, whose protein sequence is MKARLIATGERAPSWVAEGFAEYRKRLSHWMPLELVEVEPGLRGKGRDPQRAAEDEGRRVLAALPKNAHVIALDVPGKPWSSEQLATRMEHWRQQGRDLAFLIGGPEGHAPEVKAIANESWSLGPLTLPHMLVRLVVAEQLYRAAAMLANHPYHRA, encoded by the coding sequence ATGAAGGCACGACTGATCGCGACCGGCGAACGCGCACCCTCGTGGGTGGCCGAGGGTTTCGCCGAATACCGCAAGCGGCTCTCGCACTGGATGCCGCTGGAACTGGTGGAAGTGGAGCCAGGCCTGCGTGGCAAGGGCCGGGATCCGCAGCGCGCGGCCGAGGACGAGGGCCGCCGGGTGCTGGCGGCCTTGCCGAAGAACGCGCATGTGATCGCCCTGGACGTGCCCGGCAAGCCATGGTCGTCCGAGCAGCTGGCCACGCGCATGGAGCACTGGCGCCAGCAGGGCCGCGACCTGGCCTTCCTGATCGGCGGGCCCGAGGGCCACGCGCCGGAGGTCAAGGCGATCGCCAATGAATCCTGGTCGCTGGGCCCGCTGACCCTGCCGCACATGCTGGTGCGGCTGGTGGTGGCCGAGCAGCTGTACCGCGCCGCGGCGATGCTGGCCAACCATCCCTACCACCGCGCCTGA
- the rsfS gene encoding ribosome silencing factor, protein MSNQAHVIKPRLPEPPPSVDQLLAAVRAAVEEIKAKDVVEIDVRGKTSVADHLVIASGTSTRHVKSIADEVVKFAKNLGAMPLGVEGEREAEWVLVDLGDVIVHVMLPRVREFYALERLWSVGDQKPGVDADEGDEAE, encoded by the coding sequence TTGAGCAACCAGGCACACGTCATCAAGCCCCGGCTTCCCGAGCCGCCCCCCTCCGTCGACCAGCTGCTCGCCGCCGTGCGCGCCGCGGTCGAGGAAATCAAGGCCAAGGACGTCGTGGAGATCGACGTGCGCGGCAAGACCAGCGTCGCCGACCACCTGGTGATCGCCTCGGGTACCTCCACCCGCCACGTGAAGTCGATCGCCGACGAAGTGGTGAAGTTCGCCAAGAACCTCGGCGCCATGCCGCTGGGCGTGGAAGGCGAGCGCGAGGCCGAGTGGGTACTGGTCGACCTTGGCGACGTCATCGTCCACGTGATGCTGCCGCGCGTGCGCGAGTTCTACGCGCTGGAGCGGCTGTGGAGCGTCGGCGACCAGAAGCCGGGCGTCGATGCCGACGAAGGCGACGAGGCCGAGTAA
- the nadD gene encoding nicotinate-nucleotide adenylyltransferase, with the protein MLRLWYGGTFDPVHEGHLAIARAAADAFGVPVTLAPAADPPHRAAPGANAHHRARMLDVAVAGDRRLRVDRRELQRSGPSWTVDTLRELRALHGADAPLALLLGADSFRSLPTWHQWRELPTLAHLVVASRGDEAVDRDLPPELAAEGQGRWTDSPAALASTANGRILALRQPLNPASATAVRAAIAAGDPQWQSMVPPAVAGYILHHGLYGAAQADGAGASGTP; encoded by the coding sequence ATGCTCAGGCTCTGGTACGGCGGCACCTTCGATCCGGTCCATGAGGGCCACCTGGCCATCGCCCGCGCCGCGGCCGATGCCTTCGGCGTGCCCGTGACCCTGGCTCCCGCGGCCGATCCGCCGCACCGGGCCGCACCGGGCGCCAATGCCCACCACCGCGCGCGCATGCTCGACGTGGCGGTGGCCGGCGACCGCCGCCTCCGGGTCGACCGCCGCGAACTGCAGCGCAGCGGCCCGTCGTGGACCGTCGACACCCTGCGCGAACTGCGCGCGCTGCACGGCGCGGATGCGCCGCTGGCCCTGCTGCTGGGCGCCGACAGCTTCCGTTCGCTGCCGACCTGGCACCAGTGGCGCGAACTGCCGACGCTGGCGCACCTGGTGGTGGCCAGCCGCGGCGACGAAGCGGTCGACCGCGACCTCCCGCCGGAACTGGCCGCCGAGGGGCAGGGGCGCTGGACCGATTCGCCGGCGGCGCTCGCGAGCACCGCCAATGGCCGCATCCTCGCGCTGCGGCAACCGCTCAATCCGGCCTCCGCCACCGCGGTGCGCGCGGCGATCGCGGCCGGCGATCCGCAATGGCAGTCGATGGTGCCGCCGGCGGTGGCCGGCTACATCCTCCACCATGGCCTGTATGGCGCCGCCCAGGCCGACGGCGCGGGCGCCAGCGGGACGCCATGA
- the holA gene encoding DNA polymerase III subunit delta → MELKPDQLVAQAASQPLRPVYLVAGPETLHVLEAADAIRARARAEGAEREVFEAEGREPDWDALSASFDAPGLFASRRLLELRLPSGKPGKTGSEVIMSFCANPAPDVTLLIVANEWSKAHQTKWYEAVGKQGVVSIAWALKPHELPGWIERRLRDRGLRASPEAVQGLAERVEGNLLAAAQEIDKLALLAPGATLDLATMESLVADAARYDVFRLVETALSGHSAQVRRMLAGLRAEGEQVAGLMPVVIRELLRAAALARAQARGANLAAEMTSQGLWVARQAPFKRALQRHATPLRWNRLAAYASRVDRAAKGRAAGDPWVLLERLLLAIADAPATRLLASTG, encoded by the coding sequence ATGGAACTGAAGCCCGACCAGCTGGTCGCCCAGGCCGCCAGCCAGCCGCTGCGCCCGGTGTACCTGGTCGCCGGCCCTGAAACCCTGCACGTGCTCGAAGCGGCGGATGCGATCCGCGCCCGCGCCCGTGCCGAGGGCGCCGAGCGCGAGGTGTTCGAGGCCGAAGGCCGCGAGCCGGACTGGGATGCACTGTCGGCCAGCTTCGACGCCCCGGGCCTGTTCGCCTCGCGCCGCCTGCTGGAACTGCGCCTGCCCAGCGGCAAGCCGGGCAAGACCGGTTCTGAAGTGATCATGTCCTTCTGCGCCAACCCGGCGCCGGACGTGACCCTGCTCATCGTCGCCAACGAATGGAGCAAGGCGCACCAGACCAAGTGGTACGAGGCGGTGGGCAAGCAGGGCGTGGTGTCCATCGCCTGGGCGCTCAAGCCGCACGAACTTCCCGGCTGGATCGAGCGCCGCCTGCGCGACCGCGGCCTGCGCGCCAGCCCCGAGGCGGTGCAGGGCCTGGCCGAACGGGTGGAGGGCAACCTGCTGGCCGCCGCCCAGGAGATCGACAAGCTCGCGCTGCTGGCACCGGGCGCCACCCTGGACCTGGCGACGATGGAGTCGCTGGTGGCCGATGCCGCCCGCTACGACGTGTTCCGGCTGGTCGAGACCGCGCTGTCCGGGCACTCCGCCCAGGTGCGGCGCATGCTCGCTGGCCTGCGTGCCGAGGGCGAGCAGGTCGCCGGACTGATGCCGGTGGTCATCCGCGAACTGCTGCGCGCGGCGGCGCTGGCGCGGGCCCAGGCCCGTGGCGCCAATCTCGCCGCGGAAATGACGTCGCAGGGCCTGTGGGTAGCGCGCCAGGCGCCGTTCAAGCGCGCGCTGCAGCGCCATGCCACGCCGCTGCGCTGGAACCGCCTGGCCGCCTACGCCTCGCGCGTGGACCGCGCCGCCAAGGGCCGGGCCGCGGGCGATCCGTGGGTGCTGCTGGAACGGCTGTTGCTGGCGATCGCCGACGCGCCGGCAACCCGGCTGCTGGCCTCCACCGGCTGA
- the lptE gene encoding LPS assembly lipoprotein LptE produces MILTASSPARALLFLATLALAGCGFHLRDRLALPSDAPPVRVISSTPYSPLVNLLERNLRNAGATVAGEDAATSDVMRLEVLSERWGDLPIAIDERGRAQEFSLRYATVFTAVLGDGTVLVPQQSVELSRDYVSPPENATGTSSEREILADELRREMAVSILRRLDSVVRADPSRAVPSQGTQPADLPAGQPVDAPAANGAESTSP; encoded by the coding sequence ATGATCCTGACCGCATCTTCGCCCGCCCGGGCGCTGCTCTTCCTCGCCACCCTGGCCCTGGCCGGATGCGGTTTCCACCTGCGCGACCGGCTCGCCCTGCCAAGCGATGCGCCGCCGGTGCGGGTGATCTCGAGCACCCCGTACAGCCCGCTGGTGAACCTGCTGGAGCGCAACCTGCGCAACGCCGGCGCCACGGTGGCCGGCGAGGACGCCGCAACCAGCGACGTGATGCGCCTGGAGGTGCTGTCCGAGCGCTGGGGCGACCTGCCGATCGCGATCGACGAACGTGGTCGCGCCCAGGAGTTCTCGCTGCGCTACGCCACCGTGTTCACCGCGGTGCTGGGCGATGGCACGGTGCTGGTGCCACAGCAGTCGGTGGAACTGTCGCGCGACTACGTCTCGCCGCCGGAAAACGCCACCGGTACCAGCAGCGAGCGCGAGATCCTGGCCGACGAGCTGCGCCGCGAGATGGCGGTGTCGATCCTGCGCCGCCTCGACAGCGTGGTCCGCGCCGATCCCTCGCGCGCGGTCCCGTCGCAGGGCACGCAGCCGGCTGACCTCCCGGCAGGCCAGCCGGTCGACGCGCCCGCCGCAAACGGCGCGGAGAGCACCAGCCCGTGA